In the Pseudanabaena sp. PCC 7367 genome, one interval contains:
- a CDS encoding formylglycine-generating enzyme family protein, with the protein MKRRRFFQYAGLGSVGFLVAAHDRAFAIAPGKLEGQQLGNLKTFAFDVTTIDRTGRIKQRQKHIAKFLSESLDGATALEMVAIEPGQFLMGAVPTETDARGVEFPRHRVKLSPFLMSKYPITQAQWSAVAALPRVNRELDPTPSYFQGHNLPVENISWLDAVEFCDRLSHSTNRHYQLPSESQWEYACRAGTKTPFHVGETISSQFADYVGTYTYKAEHSGTYRQSTTPVGSFSANAFGLYDMHGNVWEWCADSWHANYRGAPNHGQAWTRNQRSQLRTVRGGGWLDTPNRIRSASRSGYLETALNRTIGFRVVVA; encoded by the coding sequence ATGAAGCGAAGACGTTTTTTCCAATATGCGGGTTTAGGTAGTGTGGGATTTCTGGTAGCAGCCCACGATCGCGCATTTGCCATTGCTCCTGGGAAATTAGAAGGTCAGCAGCTTGGCAATTTAAAAACGTTCGCGTTTGATGTTACTACGATCGATCGCACTGGCAGAATCAAGCAACGTCAAAAGCATATTGCGAAGTTCTTATCGGAATCTCTTGATGGTGCTACAGCTTTGGAAATGGTGGCGATCGAACCAGGGCAATTCCTGATGGGAGCAGTACCAACGGAAACCGATGCTAGAGGTGTTGAATTCCCTCGCCATCGCGTTAAACTATCACCTTTTTTGATGAGTAAATATCCAATCACCCAAGCCCAGTGGTCGGCGGTGGCAGCATTGCCGAGAGTGAATCGAGAACTTGACCCTACGCCTTCCTACTTCCAGGGGCATAATCTACCGGTTGAGAATATATCCTGGCTAGATGCAGTGGAGTTTTGCGATCGCCTTAGCCATTCCACCAACCGTCATTATCAACTGCCGAGTGAATCGCAATGGGAATACGCCTGTCGCGCTGGCACCAAAACTCCCTTCCACGTGGGCGAAACAATTTCCAGTCAGTTTGCTGATTATGTTGGCACCTATACCTATAAAGCCGAGCATAGCGGTACTTATCGCCAATCAACCACACCTGTAGGCAGCTTCTCAGCCAATGCTTTTGGCCTGTATGACATGCATGGCAATGTCTGGGAGTGGTGTGCTGATAGCTGGCATGCTAACTATCGAGGAGCCCCTAACCACGGGCAGGCATGGACAAGAAACCAACGCTCACAACTACGCACAGTTCGCGGCGGTGGCTGGCTAGATACCCCAAACCGAATCCGCTCAGCCAGCCGTTCTGGTTATCTAGAGACTGCCTTGAACCGCACGATCGGTTTCAGGGTGGTGGTGGCCTAA
- a CDS encoding ATP-binding protein — MIEVPTLQSALRYLSQVIQWRIESYFATNPHVGEMLPKPPLDWLAQETALSKFIEAYQLDIFAQLTLIIALAPHLQPDFFDRAITAQLPEAGDYPQIGGCRGVSHRGFLPTGDTVLFILGGTQLSDRIRFQKIFSPNHLFVRKQVLSIYAPTNGEPLMSGRLVLSQEYVNLFIYGYVTPPHFNTQFPAQRITTNMQWDDLVLNAQTLEQIYDLETWIIHSPTLLNEWGMKRNLNRGYRALFYGSPGTGKTLTACLLGKYTNKEVYKVDVSMVVSKFIGETEKNLAALFTKAESKDWILFFDEADALFGKRTNVRDAHDKYANQEISYLLQRVENYDGLVILASNLKSNIDDAFVRRFQSIIHFPMPDAKARLRLWQLMFPQQVRLDKAIDFQELADLYELSGADIMNVVQYCCLQALKHGKHVIYKDGLSYAIKREFNKVGKIFT, encoded by the coding sequence ATGATTGAAGTCCCCACTCTTCAGAGCGCACTTCGATATCTATCGCAGGTTATCCAGTGGCGTATTGAATCCTATTTCGCAACTAATCCTCACGTGGGAGAAATGCTGCCTAAACCGCCCCTAGATTGGTTGGCACAGGAAACAGCTCTATCTAAGTTTATTGAAGCTTATCAATTAGATATCTTTGCACAACTAACCCTAATCATTGCATTAGCTCCCCATCTACAACCTGATTTTTTCGATCGTGCGATTACTGCTCAATTACCGGAAGCAGGTGACTATCCTCAAATAGGAGGATGTCGTGGGGTCTCACATAGGGGATTTTTACCAACAGGGGATACGGTACTGTTTATTCTAGGCGGAACACAACTGAGCGATCGTATCCGCTTTCAAAAAATATTTAGCCCTAACCATCTTTTTGTAAGAAAACAAGTTTTATCCATTTATGCTCCGACAAACGGAGAACCGCTGATGAGTGGCCGTCTTGTCTTATCTCAGGAATACGTCAATTTGTTCATTTACGGTTATGTGACTCCACCCCATTTCAATACCCAGTTCCCAGCGCAGCGCATTACCACTAATATGCAGTGGGACGATTTAGTATTAAATGCTCAGACGCTTGAGCAGATTTACGATCTTGAAACCTGGATTATTCATAGCCCAACTCTTCTCAATGAATGGGGCATGAAACGTAATTTAAACCGGGGTTATCGGGCGCTCTTTTATGGTTCTCCAGGGACTGGGAAAACTCTGACAGCATGTCTTCTGGGGAAATATACGAATAAAGAAGTCTACAAAGTAGATGTATCTATGGTGGTCTCAAAGTTTATCGGGGAAACAGAAAAAAACTTAGCTGCCCTCTTTACCAAAGCTGAAAGTAAGGACTGGATATTATTCTTCGATGAGGCAGATGCGCTATTCGGTAAGCGAACAAATGTTAGGGATGCCCATGACAAATACGCAAATCAAGAAATAAGCTATCTCCTACAGAGGGTTGAAAACTATGATGGGCTTGTTATCCTCGCCTCAAACTTGAAAAGTAACATTGATGATGCTTTTGTGCGTAGATTCCAATCTATCATCCACTTTCCAATGCCTGATGCCAAAGCAAGACTGCGGCTATGGCAACTTATGTTTCCTCAACAAGTGAGATTGGATAAAGCGATCGATTTTCAGGAATTAGCAGATCTATATGAATTGTCTGGAGCTGATATTATGAATGTAGTGCAGTATTGTTGTCTGCAAGCCTTAAAGCATGGGAAGCATGTAATTTATAAAGATGGTCTGTCCTATGCGATCAAGCGGGAGTTTAACAAAGTTGGGAAAATATTTACTTGA
- a CDS encoding DUF4255 domain-containing protein encodes MQVALQNYIKEVEQTLDSSQDIVILDNIAMAEELGGNRSNMNERIVMSLVNLEEETTLKNSPNYHMVNGRTIYQNPPISLNLFVLFSVLHSEQYDTALKRLARVIEFFQWQREFSFTTTPGPNGLSKDVRVLPDLYTLTFDQLNHLWGALGGKQVPFVMYRTRMVMLDAQKLQSEGEPIRERVLK; translated from the coding sequence ATGCAAGTTGCATTGCAGAATTACATCAAAGAGGTTGAGCAAACTCTGGATTCGAGTCAAGACATTGTCATTCTGGATAATATTGCAATGGCTGAGGAATTGGGAGGAAATCGTAGCAATATGAATGAACGTATTGTTATGAGTCTGGTTAACTTGGAAGAAGAGACAACGTTAAAAAACTCCCCTAACTACCATATGGTAAATGGACGCACAATCTATCAAAATCCGCCGATCAGCCTCAATTTATTTGTTCTATTTTCAGTCCTTCACAGCGAACAATATGATACGGCGCTGAAGCGGCTGGCCAGAGTCATAGAGTTCTTTCAATGGCAAAGGGAGTTTTCGTTCACAACCACACCGGGACCAAATGGCCTTTCTAAAGATGTTCGGGTCTTGCCCGATCTTTACACCCTCACTTTTGATCAACTCAATCATTTGTGGGGGGCATTGGGAGGTAAACAGGTGCCATTCGTGATGTACCGAACTCGCATGGTAATGCTAGATGCCCAGAAACTTCAGTCTGAAGGTGAGCCAATTAGAGAAAGGGTACTTAAGTAA